In the Manduca sexta isolate Smith_Timp_Sample1 unplaced genomic scaffold, JHU_Msex_v1.0 HiC_scaffold_2784, whole genome shotgun sequence genome, one interval contains:
- the LOC115453677 gene encoding uncharacterized protein LOC115453677, translated as MIATMQYDAEDPVVGTSTEEQTKERRTSTQPTMEDLANKSSYSIVDVTMDEPNDSILQPNASQSFIDNRNNISAQIENYLSQIQEAGSYLLNLLKEDVVPRREKRIVHVPPEFDENDTRWTLRHRQPGPGLKELIENSEVYVEVDKLNRYTGMATSSEYLTKVLMTIILLTKRCLIVICLHRKEQIG; from the exons ATGATTGCCACCATGCAGTACGACGCTGAGGATCCAGTCGTCGGTACAAGCACTGAAG AACAAACAAAAGAAAGACGCACATCTACACAACCGACAATGGAAGACTTGGCGAACAAGTCTAGCTACAGTATAGTAGATGTAACCATGGACGAGCCAAACGATAGCATTCTACAACCAAACGCATCCCAGTCATTTATTGACAATAGGAACAATATTTCAGCACAAATCGAAAATTATCTCTCTCAAATTCAAGAAGCTGGGTCTTACCTCTTAAATTTACTAAAAGAGGACGTAGTACCAAGACGGGAAAAAAGGATTGTCCACGTGCCGCCGGAGTTCGACGAAAATGACACAAGATGGACACTGAGACATCGGCAGCCGGGCCCGGGGCTGAAAGAGCTCATTGAAAACTCCGAAGTGTATGTTGAGGTGGATAAACTTAATAGATACACAGGTATGGCAACTTCAAGCGAATACCTCACTAAGGTATTGATGACGATTATTTTACTGACGAAGCGCTGtcttattgtaatatgtttgcACAGAAAAGAACAAATTGGATAA